The nucleotide window AGCCTGTTCTGGCACTTCCTGGACGTGGTGTGGATCTGCGTATTCACCGTTGTTTATCTGATGGGGACTATGTAAATGGCTAACGCTCATTCCCACGATAGCCACGACGCCGGCCACGGCAGCGTCAAGTCCTATGCTATCGGTTTCATCCTGTCGGTGATCCTGACCGTCATTCCTTTCGGCCTGGTGATGTACCCGTCGCTGCCGAAAGCCCTGACCCTGTGGATCGTACTGGCCTTCGCAGTCATCCAGGTGCTGGTGCACCTGGTGTACTTCCTCCACCTGGACCGTTCCGCCGCGCAGCGTAACAACGTGATTGCGTTTGTGTTTGCCGCGATCGTAATCGTCCTGTTGGTAGGCCTGTCGCTGTGGATCATGTTCAGCATCCACACCAACATGATGGCGCACTGAGGTAAGTCCGGATGTCCTTTAAGCACTTTATCCAAATCACCAAACCGGGGATCATTTTCGGTAACGTGCTTTCTGTGGCAGGCGGATTTTTCCTGGCCTCCAAAGGGCATGTCGATCTGGCCATCTTCCTGGCCGCCATGATCGGGACGTCCCTGGTAGTAGCCTCCGGTTGCGTGTTCAACAACTGCATCGACCGCGATATCGACCTGAAGATGGAACGCACCAAGAACCGGGTGCTGGTCCAGGGCTTGATCTCCCTGAAACTGGCCCTGGCTTATGCGACCGTCCTGGGTGTCGCCGGCGTTGCGTTGCTGTACAAGGTGGCCAACCCGTTGGCCGCGCTGTTCGCGGTGATCGGTTTTGTCATCTACGTCGGCTTCTACAGCCTGTACCTCAAGCGCAAGTCGGTTCACGGCACGCTGGTGGGCAGTCTGTCGGGGGCGATGCCGCCGGTGATCGGTTACGTCGCGGTCAGCAATAACTTCGACATGGCCGCACTGACGTTGCTGGTGATGTTCAGCCTGTGGCAGATGCCGCATTCCTACGCCATCGCGATCTTCCGCTTCAACGATTACCTGGCCGCATCGATTCCGGTGCTGCCAGTGAAGCGCGGCATTGAAGTGGCCAAGAAACACATCCTGCTCTACATCCTGGCCTTCCTCGTGGCGACCTTGATGCTGACCTTCAGCGGCTACGCCGGCATGAGCTACCTCGCCGTCGCCGCGGCCATGGGCATGTACTGGTTGTACATGGCCTGGACCGGCTACAAGGCAGTGGATGACACGGTCTGGGCACGCAAGCTGTTCGTGTTCTCGATCTTCACCATTACTGCTTTGAGCGTGATGATGTCGCTGGATTTTAAAGTGCCGAGTGAGCTGTTGCTGACTTACGCGCCTTAAGCTTCGGATGCTGTAAAGAAAAGCCCCGCCTTCGAGAGAAGCGCGGGGCTTTTCG belongs to Pseudomonas sp. B21-015 and includes:
- the cyoD gene encoding cytochrome o ubiquinol oxidase subunit IV, with translation MANAHSHDSHDAGHGSVKSYAIGFILSVILTVIPFGLVMYPSLPKALTLWIVLAFAVIQVLVHLVYFLHLDRSAAQRNNVIAFVFAAIVIVLLVGLSLWIMFSIHTNMMAH
- the cyoE gene encoding heme o synthase; its protein translation is MSFKHFIQITKPGIIFGNVLSVAGGFFLASKGHVDLAIFLAAMIGTSLVVASGCVFNNCIDRDIDLKMERTKNRVLVQGLISLKLALAYATVLGVAGVALLYKVANPLAALFAVIGFVIYVGFYSLYLKRKSVHGTLVGSLSGAMPPVIGYVAVSNNFDMAALTLLVMFSLWQMPHSYAIAIFRFNDYLAASIPVLPVKRGIEVAKKHILLYILAFLVATLMLTFSGYAGMSYLAVAAAMGMYWLYMAWTGYKAVDDTVWARKLFVFSIFTITALSVMMSLDFKVPSELLLTYAP